The Pyrus communis chromosome 5, drPyrComm1.1, whole genome shotgun sequence region CTTTAACTTAGTTGAGGATTGTTCATGATTATCATGGCAATATCCATACAAGGGTGTATGTAGCTACACAATAGTCTCTATATTGATTCATTGAAAtagaatttcatttttcttcttaacAAGTTTCATCTTTATGGTTTTGTTCATGCAGGATGCCAATGAGGAACTACAAGGAAACTGCAACTTTCCAAATTGAAAAGGACTCTTCGGCAAGTAATAGCTTCCAAGAACCATCATCTCCGAAAATGATGAAATCACCCTCCCTTCAGAGAACTACTGGCATGTTCCAGATGGGTGATAACACTTTTAACTCACAGGAGTCACCAAAAGCTAAGAGCCCACCAGCAGAGAAAGTGTTGGAAAATGGTCAGGCCGTGGATTCAACAGATAAGGAACCATCAATAAAAAGGCAGGATAGTTTTGAAAGGAGACTACCAGAGTTACCCAAGATTGATGTCCAGTCTGCTAATTTCCAAACATCAAATGGTTCGGACCCTGAGTCCCCTGTGTCACCCCTTTTGACATCTGATCCAAAAAATGAGCGTTCCCATTCACAATCCTTTAGCCGCCCTCATAGTCATTCAGATGACTTTCCCATGAAAGCTAATGAAGCAAAAAGTACAAATTATAAGAAGGCACCATCATTTTGGAGGCTTGCACAACTTAGTTTTGCTGAGTGGCTGTATGCTGTGTTAGGAAGCATTGGTGCTGCTATTTTTGGTTCCTTCAATCCTCTTCTTGCTTATGTAATCGCACTGATAGTAACAGCGTACTATAGAGTTGATGAAGGTCGTCACCTGACAGAGGAAGTAGACAAATGGTGCTTGATCATTGCTTGTATGGGTATAGTGACAGTTGTTGCCAATTTCTTGCAGCATTTCTACTTTGGTATTATGGGTGAGAAAATGACCGAACGGGTTCGTAGAATGATGTTTTCAGGTGCATGACTCTTCTAATATTTTTCTAGTTTTCTTGAGATTGAATTGAACTGTGCCAGCACTTTATCTTACATTTTGCAATCTTGTGACAGCAATGCTGCGAAATGAAGCGGGATGGTTTGATGAAGAGGAAAACAGTGCTGATACCTTATCCATGCGCTTGGCCAATGATGCTACATTTGTACGAGCTGCTTTCAGCAATCGGCTGTCAATATTTATACAGGATAGTGCTGCTGTTATTGTGGCTCTTCTTATTGGGATGCTGCTACAATGGCGATTAGCACTTGTGGCTTTGGCAACCCTACCAGTTCTCACTCTTTCTGCCATTGCACAGGTTTTCATCATGTCTTGCTTTATAATGTGTAACTGTTTCTACTAGAGCCAGAGTTGTGATgcaattttctttaatttattaattaatttgtggATGACATTTAGAGTTAGAAATATAGTTTTCTGTCTCTTATAATAGAGTTTTGTTCTCTGGTTGATCATGTTTTCCTGCTGGTTCCCCAGACATGAATGTCACCCATGTGTTCGTGTGCACAAATTGATATATGGAAATCAATTCAAACTTTTCCCTTATAAATTTCAGTTACGAATTTTCAGTGCTTACCATTACTGCCTCAGTCAAGGGAATTGACTCAAAGGAACTCCTGTTAGAAGGTTTCATTACGGATAGTGTACCATCTACATTTGGTGGTTTTGAAAGTTAAACTTTAACCACCGTCAGGGCAtcttttaaaaacttatatTAAGTGGTGATATGTTGGCTTCTCTTTTATGAAAATGACCTTGTTTGCTGAAGTAGAGTTACAAATCTAGGTATTTATGGTTCGTGCTTGTTAGATAATGTTGTCTGATTGGGTTCTTGGACTTGTGTCCTGCTATATCTGCTCCTATATATTATTTCATTTGTCCAAATTATTTACGATCTTTGATCTATGATACCAGTCTTCATTGTGTGCATGTGGTCCAGTGTCCTAGTGGATAGGGTGTTGAGTTTCTACCCATGCGTCTCGGGTTCGaaactccccctccccttaattattgtaatagtttcgaactctccccctccccctaataatagtaaatttgaaaacaaaatacccatcttcattgttcttttgatttaaatttaatgaaCTGCTATTGGGTCTTTTACCCACAAAAACCTTATATCATTCAATTTGAATATTGCAGAAATTATGGCTTGCTGGTTTTTCAAGGGGTATTCAGGAGATGCACAGGAAGGCATCTTTGGTTCTCGAGGATGCGGTTAGAAACATTTACACTGTTGTAGCATTCTGTGCTGGTAACAAGGTAATGGAGCTCTACAGGTTGCAGCTAAAGAAAATATTCAAGCAGAGTTTCTTTCATGGAATGGCCATTGGATTTGCATTTGGCTTTTCGCAGTTCCTTCTTTTCGCCTGCAATGCCCTTCTCCTCTGGTACACTGCACGCATGGTGAAAAATGAGCATATGGAATTACCTACTGCTATCAAGGAGTATATGGTTTTCTCTTTTGCTACATTTGCACTTGTAGAGCCTTTTGGGTTGGCTCCTTACATCCTGAAACGCCGAAAATCCCTCATTTCAGTTTTTGAAATCATAGATCGAGTGCCGAAGATTGAGCCAGATGAAAACTCAGCGATGAAGCCACCTAATGTTTATGGAAGCCTTGAGTTGAAAAATGTTGACTTCTGTTATCCAACTCGCCCAGAACTGTTGGTACTGAGCAATTTCAGTCTCAAAGTAAATGGGGGGCAAACTGTAGCTGTGGTGGGAGTTTCAGGGTCAGGAAAGAGCACTATAATTTCTTTGATTGAGAGATTTTATGATCCAGTTGCTGGTCAAGTCTTACTGGATGGTCGAGATCTGAAAGTTTATAATTTGAGATGGTTGAGGAACCACCTAGGTCTTGTTCAGCAGGAGCCCATTATATTCTCAACAACCATTCGGGAAAATATTATATATGCAAGGCACAATGCTAGTGAGGCCGAGATGAAAGAGGCAGCCAGAATAGCAAATGCTCACCATTTCATCAGCAGCTTGCCTCATGGTTATGATACGCATGTGGGGATGAGAGGTGTTGACTTGACCCCGGGACAGAAACAGCGGATTGCAATAGCACGTGTCGTGCTAAAGAATGCCCCCATCTTATTATTGGATGAAGCAAGCTCGTCCATTGAATCCGAATCAAGTCGAGTGGTTCAGGAGGCTCTTGATACATTAATCATGGGGAACAAAACAACTATTTTGATAGCCCATAGAGCTGCAATGATGAGGCATGTTGATAACATTGTAGTTCTCAACGGAGGGAGAATTGTGGAAGAAGGGTCCCATGATAATTTAATGTCAAAGAATGGTCTCTATGTCCGTTTGATGCAACCGCAGTATGGCAAGGGTTTGCGTCAGCATAGACTCGTCTAGGAATGGGGCCCTTGATTGTTGAGAATGCACGTTTGGTTCACCTGTATGGTTCTCATTCTCTCATTTTGGATTGCTGGAGATATATGCACCCCTTGATGGCGTCATCGTAGAATATGCGTTGGTGGGATTCCAGCATCGGCAGGGGAGAATGAGAACGAGACTTGGGGGGTTGTAACGAATGTTTATAGCGGAATGAGGCAAGGAATGCAGAGGCGGATTCGTAGTCATATTGTTCAGATCTAGGCTTTTAGGAGTAGGGTTTtttgttggtgtttggattttcTTTTAGGAGGCGAAAGCGTCGTTAGGGTTGGTGTTTGTGCCGAGTCTACAATGGTATATTGATTGTTTGGTATCAAATCAAGGTCTCTACTGAGGTGTGGGGGGTTTTTCCCttaaattttagttaatttACTCGACTCTCACTCTTTGTTGTAACTTTGTGAATATATAGATAATTCAATGCTATTCATTTTTCCCTGCTTGTTTCCACAATTTGTAAATATGTGCcgaaaattttatattatcGGAAAGGATAGTGCTTCGGACACTCccgttttcttcttctgcactCCTGCACTTCAGGTGTTAGTCTATCCTCCTTGATTGCAAATAGACAGCGAAGAATGTAGCAATGTATCCGTGAAATTGCACTTCAGATGTCGAGCATTCTGAAGGAGTCTGCTACCACTTTAAGCTGGTTGCGGTATCTTTTCCATCGTCTTTCGTTTGCTCCGACAATTAGGGTGTAATATCTCCCTGTGGAAAGAAAAAAGGGGGATGTTTTACCATCCGACACTTTTAAAATGTTAAGCTGTCAGACTATTAATGACTGAATTCAAACCATTAACTAGGTAGGTATTCATTTGAATGTGAATGCGTGGTTTATATTGATAGTCTAACAACATCGTTGAGACGGTAGATACTGACCGTTTCCAATGGCAATAGTTGCGAATGAAGTGGTAGCGAAGTTCGGAGATTCAAGTCCATACTCAACGGTGTAATAATTTTTCCCATCTATGTTTTTCTGCATTCAATAGATAGTCAGTCATCAAGTGTTAAGGAGTTGGATGGTGCAAGAGTTCTTGTATCTAAAAAGCATATATGCACAGACTAAAAACCTCCTCGACGCCAAATATAGTTGCATACTGGTTTGGTGCAGCAAGTTTATGCCTCACCAGATCGGTCACAACCTGCTCAGAACGAAAAATTTGCAGGGGTTACGTGATAAGAGAAATAGATACATAATTCTGTACAACTGGTGATCCAACATATCTCCTCACTTTTTACCTGTTCCATTGGACCCAAATCATGGATGTCTGTTTTATTTGTGGGTAAAAATCTCACTCTAACATTATGCAGCTGCATGTATCTGTCCTTGAATGCAGAGTCATGTGCCCTAAACTCAAAGTCCTAAGATATGGAGGAATACAGAAATCATTTCAACTGAAAAaagattttcatttcttttctgtATGAGAAAATTTAGGGTTCTTACCCTCCAATCGTTGGGGTAGGAATAAGAATACCCATCTACTTTGTCAATGAAAGCTCGGAACTTTTCCGGTATTTCTTGCACATTCAAGAAATttagttaaagaaaatatataattcaatggATATTAGTTCATATAAGTTTATATGATACCTTGAGCAAAGATGGAATTTGCATGAAGTAGACTTGTGGTTAGTGCTCCAACCCCCAACAGAAGAGACCTCCTCTTGCAATGGCCTACATTTTTCATCAAAGGATAAGACATTGTTAAGGTTCGAGATTATAACAAGCATAATAGTGAAAAATCAAATAGACATTCACGGGCCAACACGaacacaattaattttttttaaggagtCGCTAGGGTCCACCTTTTATCAACACAACCCGTTAAACCTTAACCTAAAAACTTCTGTATATGTTAGTGCCATGATAATGCGTGATTTTGTCAGATCTaaatcaaaatagaaaaatgaaaagaaaatatcaaatCCGAAAAAGCTCAATGTAGCAAAAATTCCACAGAAAAAATACACATAAATCATGAGAAAATTATCCAAAGaagctttttattttattttatttttatctgcGAATCAAAAGTAGTGAAAGAAATCAATGTGTGTGCCTCTATCAATAATATGCAATAGAAATTTATACCTGCATTAGTAACTGAGTACTGAGAGTTTGAAGAGAAAACTGAGATGGGTAATCTTACTTTCATCAATGCAGGCTGACTCTCCTGAGCACGTGATGTATTTGCACGAAAAATGAGCGGTGATAGCTCGTGGCAACTCAGTGCAGTGAAACTGGTGCAAAATCAAGTACATGTATAAGTTAGTAATGAACTTCcttgtttttaatttcaataaaaTATCTCTCGTCAAAGTTTCTACCTTGTCGGGTATGGCAGTAGAGACCCAGCAGCTCAATGAGAGTGATGATGAGATTACCATGCTTGAATATTTGTCAGAACTCAGAACTGGCTTTTGGTAATAGGCACTGAGATTACAAGCAAAGAGTGGATGGTGGAGATTCAAAGCGTGGAGTTTGGCTTCTTGATTGGGGTTGAGTGGGCCGGAGAGCTCTTTCACGTGAGAGGCACGTGACTGAAAAGGGATAAgaaattttctcaaattcaatttaGCCAGCACCATACACCATTTTTCTTTCGAGTACACTATTTTATCTTCTCTTACTTTCAGTTTGATTTATGTATATATCAAAAGCAGCTTTTAAAAAAAGTTGCGGTCCTAATTGTGTTTGgtgaatgaaaaagaaaaatgtttttcttttttaaaatcatGAGTTTAAAATAATAGAAAGCAGAAGCATCTTTACATATGCTTcttaaataagttttttttttcattggaaGTTGACGAACTATAtcaattaatgaaattttgatATTGACAATTCTACccctatcttttttttttgctaaaagtATTATTAGCACGACAATTTACTAAACACTTACCTCATTCTGATAGCACAACATAAATAATTTTGATAAAAAGCACGAACGCCAAACTAGCCCTAAAAATGGCTTCGAAAATCAGCTCTTCTTTTCAAATTTGCCCTCattaatctttattttattttattacaaaaataaaaatgggcCAGGAAGCCCAGCCCAATTGGCCATGGGTGCCTAGGTTACTAGCCCATGATACGAATCTTTACTAATTCTAATGGGAACTCTGATGCAACTTGCAAGTTACAAGTACAAACGAGGATAAAAGAGGAAACCTGCTCCTCGTGGGAAAAAGAAACCCTAATACTAATAGATTAATAGGAATAGGATTGTCCCTTGCGAGCCAAGAAACTGCAAGCTATATATACTAGGACTTGCTAATATTCATATTGCACTATCCTAACTGAGTCGAGCACTCTTGAAGTTTTAGTATCAGCTGCAGCAAGTTAATATGGAGTTGGTCAGCGGAGGAAATTCCCACCGGAGGCGGCCACCGGCAAGAAGAATCGATGAATCGTCGACAGAGTGGACGCTGGAGCACCACAAGCTATTCGTTGATGCTGCGGTCGGGCTGGGATTGAACGATTTCAAAAACGATGCAACACCGGCGGCAACAAGAATTCTGATCGTGGAGCTCATGAGCAAGAACAACACCCGGGACACGAAGAAGATACGTTTTTTGCGCCCGGTTCTCATCCACCACATGAGAGAATTTCAGCGCGTGCAGAAAAAGATCGATGATTCGCTGTCGGCAGACCAAATGATGAGAGCCTTTGAAGGCCTTAACGTTAACAGTGATGGTAATAATAACGGGGGCAGGATGAAGGAGTATTTTTCTCCATGGACGTTGGAGCTTCACAAAAAGCTGGTGGAGGCAGTGATCCAATTGGGTGGGCTTGGGAAGGCAATTAGGCCGGGCGGCCCATACGGTATTCTGAGACTGATGGATGAGGAGCGCCGCCGGGGCCTCACAGAGCAGATGGTAAAGAGGCGTCTTTGGAAGTTGATGGATTTGCAGAAGAAGACTCGTCGAGCCACAGCCACGCTGGATAGGACTCATGCCGTGTCTAACATGGTGGAGATTAGTAGAGATCTTGTCCGCCGGCATTATGCAACTAAAGGCTGTCTTCTTCATTAAGCGTCCAATCATGTAACGAAAGAGATATGTTGATTAATAAGTGTAATATTTGAATAAATAGATATTTGATATGAATATTTTCACTATGAAACTCTCTTTTGCGGTGACCAGTTACCCTTCAAGAACTCGGTCTTTGTAGTCTTTCATGAATTTTGGTTACAGAAAattcctataaaaaaaaatggttacacaagataatataaacaaaatagAGTTTCTAAACTACCAAAAAACATGATCAACTTTTAACTTTTATATTTCATACATTAGAAATAATGTTTCTTGAGCCTGTTGGGTAAGCAGCAAaagaattttagaaaataaaagcaGAAACAAAAGAATCCAGTTGGAGTTGGTCAGCACAACTTAAAGAAAGGAAGATCAAAGTTCTGGAAGAGGTTTAAAAGATTTCAAGAAAGCCACATCATATTTTAGAATTTTGAAACTGCAGCTGCGTTTCTGTGATTCCTTCAACAAAACCCCAaacttctcttttttcttttccaagcaGCATACATACCTGTTCTGCAATCTCTTTCCATACACACTGACCAAAAtcgaaaatttgaaattgaggCAAAACGCAGTGATTAAAAGGTCCGAAATGCATTTTACtctgttaattttattttctggatttggattatttttatgtttcaaCCCATCCATTCAGCTTTGtatttttgcttcttttgtCCCTCAAGATAGTTTTTTCATTGATTGTGGGGGAAACAAGATAGTAAGTTTTATTGATACTCTAACCAAGTGAGCGACAAAC contains the following coding sequences:
- the LOC137733469 gene encoding ABC transporter B family member 20-like, with the protein product MMISRGLFGWSPPHVQPLTPVSEVSEPPESPSPYMEQSIDASAQPMEQEEEMDEQEEMEPPPAAVPFSKLFTCADRLDWVLMTVGSIAAAAHGTALVVYLHYFAKIIHVLSIGHNPKDEQFQKFMDLSLSIMYIAVGVFAAGWIEVSCWILTGERQTAVIRSKYVQVLLNQDMSFFDTYGNNGDIVSQVLSDVLLIQSALSEKVGNYIHNMATFFSGLIIGFINCWQIAAITLATGPFIVAAGGISNIFLHRLAENIQDAYAEAASIAEQAVSYIRTLYAFTNETLAKYSYATSLQATLRYGILISLVQGLGLGFTYGLAICSCALQLWVGRFLVTRQKAHGGEIITALFAVILSGLGLNQAATNFYSFDQGRIAAYRLFEMISRSSSTVNHEGSSLATVQGNIEFRNVYFSYLSRPEIPILSGFYLTVPAKKAVALVGRNGSGKSSIIPLMERFYDPTLGEVLLDGENIKNLRLEWLRSQIGLVTQEPALLSLSIRDNIAYGRDATMDQIEEAAKIAHAHTFITSLEGGYDTQVGRAGLALTEEQKIKLSIARAVLLNPSILLLDEVTGGLDFEAERAVQEALDLLMLGRSTIIIARRLSLIRNADYIAVMEEGQLVEMGTHDELLTLDGLYAELLKNEEAAKLPRRMPMRNYKETATFQIEKDSSASNSFQEPSSPKMMKSPSLQRTTGMFQMGDNTFNSQESPKAKSPPAEKVLENGQAVDSTDKEPSIKRQDSFERRLPELPKIDVQSANFQTSNGSDPESPVSPLLTSDPKNERSHSQSFSRPHSHSDDFPMKANEAKSTNYKKAPSFWRLAQLSFAEWLYAVLGSIGAAIFGSFNPLLAYVIALIVTAYYRVDEGRHLTEEVDKWCLIIACMGIVTVVANFLQHFYFGIMGEKMTERVRRMMFSAMLRNEAGWFDEEENSADTLSMRLANDATFVRAAFSNRLSIFIQDSAAVIVALLIGMLLQWRLALVALATLPVLTLSAIAQKLWLAGFSRGIQEMHRKASLVLEDAVRNIYTVVAFCAGNKVMELYRLQLKKIFKQSFFHGMAIGFAFGFSQFLLFACNALLLWYTARMVKNEHMELPTAIKEYMVFSFATFALVEPFGLAPYILKRRKSLISVFEIIDRVPKIEPDENSAMKPPNVYGSLELKNVDFCYPTRPELLVLSNFSLKVNGGQTVAVVGVSGSGKSTIISLIERFYDPVAGQVLLDGRDLKVYNLRWLRNHLGLVQQEPIIFSTTIRENIIYARHNASEAEMKEAARIANAHHFISSLPHGYDTHVGMRGVDLTPGQKQRIAIARVVLKNAPILLLDEASSSIESESSRVVQEALDTLIMGNKTTILIAHRAAMMRHVDNIVVLNGGRIVEEGSHDNLMSKNGLYVRLMQPQYGKGLRQHRLV
- the LOC137733470 gene encoding photosynthetic NDH subunit of lumenal location 1, chloroplastic-like, whose amino-acid sequence is MVISSSLSLSCWVSTAIPDKFHCTELPRAITAHFSCKYITCSGESACIDESHCKRRSLLLGVGALTTSLLHANSIFAQEIPEKFRAFIDKVDGYSYSYPNDWRDFEFRAHDSAFKDRYMQLHNVRVRFLPTNKTDIHDLGPMEQVVTDLVRHKLAAPNQYATIFGVEEKNIDGKNYYTVEYGLESPNFATTSFATIAIGNGRYYTLIVGANERRWKRYRNQLKVVADSFRMLDI